In the genome of Carnobacterium pleistocenium FTR1, one region contains:
- the mutL gene encoding DNA mismatch repair endonuclease MutL: MAKIQELSDVLANQIAAGEVIERPASVVKELIENAIDAESSQIDILIEEAGLKKVQVIDNGIGIEPEEVQNAFKRHATSKIYSRDDLFRIRTLGFRGEALPSIASVSEVALETSTGGERGTYLSLKGGKIVEERSNEARKGSKITVENLFFNTPARLKYVKSLQAELSNVTDIVNRLAISHPKIAFRLINDGNQLLRTAGNGDLKQTLAGIYGVATAKKMREIKKEDLDFKVSGFISLPELTRASRNYISIIINGRYIKNYLINKAIIAGYRSKLMVGRYPVVAIEIDMDPLLLDVNVHPTKQEVRISKEKELMQLVESAIQDCLSKEQLIPDGLENLSFKKKIDLPMEENEQTTFELQQERIFENENNEIKESEKFYISPKSDLPHYQPTSFGSETGHEIEKEQESIDIDVLEENKTSDSYDKRVSELYDQHQESPLKTADKLMKKQASTKESIDQFPTLEYVGQMHGTYLFAQNEKGLYILDQHAAQERIKYEYFRKKIGEVSTDLQDLLVPIMLDYPNSDAIKIKENNDALEMVGIFLEPFGQNSFLLRSHPVWFNQGEEEMIVSEMIDMLLDHGSVSVAKFREAAAIMMSCKGSIKANHYLNDAEARALLKDLKMTENPYNCPHGRPVVINFTNKDMEKMFKRIQDPH; the protein is encoded by the coding sequence ATGGCAAAAATTCAAGAACTTTCAGATGTATTAGCTAATCAAATTGCCGCTGGAGAGGTAATCGAACGCCCAGCTTCAGTTGTAAAAGAATTGATTGAAAATGCAATTGATGCAGAAAGCAGCCAGATTGACATTCTTATCGAAGAAGCTGGATTAAAAAAAGTACAGGTCATTGATAACGGAATAGGCATCGAACCAGAAGAAGTTCAAAATGCCTTTAAGCGGCATGCAACTAGTAAAATTTATTCGCGAGATGATCTCTTCCGAATCCGAACACTTGGGTTTCGTGGCGAGGCTCTGCCCAGTATCGCCTCTGTTTCAGAAGTTGCTTTGGAAACGTCAACCGGTGGCGAACGCGGAACGTACCTTTCTTTGAAAGGCGGTAAAATTGTTGAGGAAAGATCGAATGAAGCACGAAAAGGCAGTAAGATTACGGTTGAGAATCTTTTTTTTAACACACCCGCACGTTTGAAATACGTAAAAAGTTTACAAGCAGAACTATCGAATGTAACAGACATTGTAAATCGACTGGCTATTAGTCACCCGAAAATTGCTTTTCGTTTAATTAATGATGGCAATCAGCTTTTAAGAACAGCTGGCAATGGTGATTTGAAACAGACGCTTGCTGGCATTTATGGGGTAGCTACGGCCAAAAAAATGAGAGAAATAAAAAAAGAAGATTTAGATTTTAAAGTATCTGGATTCATATCTTTGCCAGAACTTACAAGAGCCAGCCGAAACTATATTTCAATTATTATCAATGGACGCTACATCAAAAATTATTTGATAAATAAAGCTATTATCGCAGGTTATCGTTCTAAATTAATGGTTGGACGTTACCCAGTTGTTGCAATTGAAATTGATATGGATCCATTGCTATTGGATGTAAATGTTCATCCGACAAAGCAAGAAGTCCGAATCAGCAAAGAAAAAGAATTGATGCAATTGGTAGAATCAGCCATTCAGGATTGTTTAAGTAAAGAACAATTGATTCCAGATGGGCTAGAAAATTTGTCATTTAAAAAGAAAATAGATTTACCTATGGAAGAAAATGAGCAAACAACATTTGAACTTCAACAAGAAAGAATTTTTGAAAATGAAAACAACGAAATAAAGGAATCTGAAAAATTTTATATATCACCCAAATCCGATTTGCCACATTACCAGCCGACTTCCTTTGGAAGTGAAACGGGTCATGAAATTGAAAAAGAGCAAGAAAGTATCGATATAGATGTACTAGAAGAAAATAAGACCAGTGATAGTTATGACAAGAGGGTTAGTGAACTGTACGATCAGCATCAAGAGTCTCCTTTAAAAACAGCAGATAAATTAATGAAGAAACAAGCTTCTACTAAGGAATCGATTGATCAATTTCCCACTTTGGAATATGTTGGTCAAATGCATGGTACTTATTTATTCGCTCAAAATGAAAAGGGATTGTATATTTTGGATCAGCATGCTGCTCAAGAACGGATAAAATATGAGTATTTCCGAAAAAAGATTGGTGAAGTCAGCACTGACTTGCAAGATCTATTGGTGCCTATTATGTTGGATTATCCAAATAGCGATGCCATCAAAATTAAAGAGAATAATGATGCATTAGAAATGGTTGGTATCTTTTTAGAACCGTTTGGCCAAAACAGTTTCTTGTTGAGAAGTCATCCGGTATGGTTCAATCAAGGTGAAGAAGAAATGATTGTAAGCGAGATGATTGATATGCTATTGGATCATGGAAGTGTGAGCGTTGCTAAATTTAGAGAAGCAGCAGCCATAATGATGAGTTGCAAAGGCTCAATCAAAGCAAATCATTATCTTAATGATGCAGAAGCTAGAGCATTGCTAAAAGATTTGAAAATGACGGAAAATCCTTATAATTGTCCACATGGGAGACCTGTAGTAATCAATTTCACCAATAAAGATATGGAGAAAATGTTCAAACGGATACAAGATCCGCATTGA
- the msrB gene encoding peptide-methionine (R)-S-oxide reductase MsrB, protein MTSYDKKELKNKLTDIQFEVTQNAATERPFTGEYDDFYEDGIFVDVVSGKPLFSSNDKYDAGCGWPSFTKPIEEKEVIEKMDTKFGMRRTEVRSSESDSHLGHIFTDGPQAKGGLRYCINSAALRFVPVDKLDEEGYSSYHKLFA, encoded by the coding sequence ATGACTAGCTATGATAAAAAAGAATTGAAAAATAAACTTACAGATATTCAATTTGAAGTAACTCAAAATGCAGCTACTGAACGTCCATTTACAGGAGAATATGATGATTTTTATGAGGATGGTATTTTTGTAGATGTTGTAAGTGGAAAACCACTATTTTCTTCAAACGATAAGTATGATGCAGGGTGCGGTTGGCCGTCTTTTACAAAACCGATAGAAGAAAAAGAAGTTATCGAAAAAATGGATACCAAATTTGGCATGCGCCGTACTGAGGTAAGAAGCTCAGAATCAGACTCTCATCTAGGACATATTTTTACAGATGGTCCTCAAGCTAAAGGTGGTCTACGTTACTGTATCAATTCAGCAGCATTAAGATTTGTGCCGGTTGATAAGTTAGACGAAGAAGGTTATAGCAGTTACCATAAATTATTTGCATGA
- a CDS encoding TetR/AcrR family transcriptional regulator → MENVNEEAVTNTQQRIIDAALDLVSHVGYKSTTTKMIAQKAEVNETTIFKNFQSKQVLMDTAFKQHTKQITKEVDEFFSQSFNNTTDLMKQSGQFIAKIFDKHRQIVIGTIKEVGNEQTKTIFTYRQEYIQQKLCNKLKDCSNDRSLTDQQYETIVFIFNSAIMSLLVDKARKEYSDDEQSMTIQLDDVIELILKTVN, encoded by the coding sequence GTGGAAAACGTAAACGAGGAAGCAGTAACAAATACGCAACAACGCATTATTGATGCAGCATTAGATTTAGTTTCTCATGTTGGATATAAAAGTACCACAACTAAAATGATTGCACAAAAAGCCGAAGTCAATGAGACAACTATCTTTAAAAATTTTCAATCCAAACAAGTTCTAATGGATACGGCGTTCAAGCAGCATACTAAACAAATCACTAAAGAAGTAGATGAGTTTTTCTCTCAAAGTTTTAATAATACGACAGATCTAATGAAGCAATCTGGACAATTTATTGCAAAGATATTCGATAAACATCGTCAAATTGTTATTGGTACAATTAAAGAGGTAGGAAATGAACAAACAAAGACCATTTTTACCTATAGACAAGAGTATATTCAACAGAAGCTATGTAATAAATTAAAAGATTGTTCAAATGATCGTTCATTAACTGATCAACAGTATGAGACAATTGTTTTTATATTTAATAGTGCAATCATGAGCCTTCTAGTTGATAAAGCCAGAAAAGAATATTCAGATGATGAACAATCTATGACGATCCAATTGGATGATGTGATTGAGCTGATATTAAAAACAGTGAACTAA
- the ruvA gene encoding Holliday junction branch migration protein RuvA — protein sequence MYEYIKGIVVFINPAYIVLETNGIGYQLFIANPFRFSNKLNEEVTIYIHQAVREDAITLYGFKDYDEKQLYLKLLSVSGIGPKSGLAILANDNHQGLVQAIENEDAAYLTKFPGVGKKTAAQIVLDLKGKLADLTHTHVENTADYQQELVLPTNYSHVTEAIEALEALGYSAKEIKKIEPQIRKLNKESTDAYLREALRLLMKK from the coding sequence ATGTATGAATACATTAAAGGAATAGTGGTATTTATTAATCCTGCTTACATTGTCCTTGAAACAAATGGAATAGGGTATCAATTATTTATTGCTAATCCTTTCCGTTTTTCAAATAAATTAAATGAGGAAGTAACCATTTATATTCATCAAGCAGTTCGAGAAGACGCCATTACGCTATACGGTTTCAAAGATTACGATGAAAAACAATTGTATTTAAAATTGCTTAGTGTTTCAGGAATAGGTCCAAAAAGTGGTTTGGCTATTTTAGCAAATGATAATCATCAAGGTTTAGTACAAGCAATTGAAAATGAAGATGCAGCTTACTTAACTAAATTTCCAGGAGTGGGTAAAAAGACCGCCGCACAAATTGTATTAGATTTAAAAGGGAAATTAGCCGATTTAACGCATACTCATGTTGAAAATACGGCTGACTATCAACAAGAGTTAGTTTTGCCAACTAATTATAGTCATGTCACTGAAGCAATTGAAGCCTTAGAAGCTCTAGGGTACAGTGCAAAAGAAATCAAAAAAATTGAACCTCAAATCCGTAAATTGAATAAAGAATCGACAGATGCTTATTTAAGAGAAGCCTTGCGATTATTGATGAAAAAATAA
- the ruvB gene encoding Holliday junction branch migration DNA helicase RuvB, whose product MDLDERIISGDSSTTEEISLEKSLRPHYLKEYIGQEKVKKELSIYIEAAKNREEALDHVLLYGPPGLGKTTMAMVISNEMEVAIRTTSGPAIEKAGDLVALLSELEAGDVLFIDEIHRMPRLVEEMLYSAMEDYFVDIIVGQGPTAHPVHFPLPPFTLVGATTRAGLLSAPLRDRFGIVSHMEYYTVEELSDIVLRSADIFNTEIIESGAIEIARRSRGTPRVANRLLKRVRDYAQVRSNGMIKKEIADEALAMLRIDQEGLDFVDQKLLKTMIENYNGGPVGLSTIAANIGEEIETIEDMVEPFLLQAGFLQRTPRGRIVTHLGYTHLGYPINYTD is encoded by the coding sequence ATGGATTTAGATGAACGTATTATTTCTGGTGATAGCAGTACAACAGAAGAAATTTCATTAGAAAAATCTTTGCGTCCGCATTATTTAAAAGAATATATTGGTCAAGAAAAAGTAAAAAAAGAATTATCTATCTATATAGAAGCAGCGAAAAATCGCGAAGAAGCATTAGATCATGTCTTGCTTTACGGTCCTCCTGGATTAGGAAAAACAACTATGGCAATGGTTATTTCAAATGAAATGGAGGTGGCTATACGAACGACTAGTGGTCCTGCAATCGAGAAAGCTGGAGATTTAGTTGCTTTATTGAGTGAGTTAGAAGCTGGAGATGTTCTTTTTATTGATGAAATCCATCGAATGCCAAGACTTGTTGAAGAGATGTTGTACTCTGCCATGGAAGATTATTTTGTAGATATCATTGTGGGACAAGGGCCAACTGCACATCCAGTTCATTTTCCATTGCCTCCATTTACTCTTGTGGGCGCAACTACAAGAGCTGGACTATTATCTGCACCCTTAAGAGATCGGTTTGGTATTGTATCGCACATGGAATACTACACAGTAGAGGAGTTGAGCGATATTGTTTTGCGTTCAGCTGATATCTTTAATACTGAGATAATCGAATCAGGTGCAATTGAAATTGCTAGACGTTCAAGAGGAACGCCTCGTGTAGCCAATCGTTTATTAAAACGTGTAAGAGATTACGCGCAAGTACGATCTAATGGAATGATAAAAAAAGAAATAGCAGATGAAGCATTAGCGATGTTGCGGATCGATCAAGAAGGACTTGATTTTGTTGATCAAAAACTATTGAAAACGATGATCGAAAATTATAACGGTGGACCGGTTGGCCTATCTACGATTGCAGCTAACATTGGAGAAGAAATTGAAACAATTGAAGATATGGTTGAACCGTTCTTACTACAAGCGGGCTTCCTTCAACGAACACCGCGTGGAAGAATCGTAACACATTTAGGCTATACTCACTTAGGTTATCCTATTAATTACACAGACTAG